Within Actinoplanes sp. L3-i22, the genomic segment TGCGGGTGCTCGCCGAGGAGCGCGCCGCGAAGCACGGGATCGTGGTTCGGGTGCCGCGGCCGCAGCTGTGCACCGACAACGGGGCGATGGTGGCGGCGCTGGGCTCGCACCTAGTCGCCGCCGGGGTCGCGCCGAGCCGCCTGGACCTGCCCGCGGACTCGTCGATGAGCCTGACGACGGTGAGTGTCTAGGGCGCGACGTCACATCGTGCGAGTTTGACCGCGATCGGTGTCGCGGGGTAGACAGCGAGCATGATCGCGCGGATGTGGGAGGTGCGGGCCTCGCGCAGTGGCTTCGACGAGCTGCTGAGCTGGGTCTGTGACAAGGCGGTGCCGGCACTCGAGGTGCTGCCACAACATGTGTCGAGTGACGTCTATTCGTCCACGGATCATCGCATCGTCGTCATCACCAAATGGCGAAACACCCCGGAGAGCCTGCCCGCGCCTCCGGAGAAGCTGGTAGCACGCGCTCCGCACGTCTGGGATTTCACTCCCGTCGATCGCTGAGCAGTCGCTCCACGGGCCTCCCGGCCGTACCGTCGGGGCCTGATGCGCAGACTGCCCGTGGCCGATCCCGGCCCGCCCGACGCCCGATCCGCCTCCCGATTTCTCAGCTGGCTGGTCCGGCGCTCCCGTATGACGATCGTCACCGCGATCGTGCTCGCGGTCGCCTGGATGGGCTGTCAGTCGCTGGTTCCGGCGATGGTCGGCCGGGCCATCGACGCGGCCGCCGAGGAGCGCGCCCCGGCGCTGGTCGGCTGGGGCCTGGCGCTGTTCGTGGCCGGGGTGGCGCAGGCGCTGACCGGGATCAGCCGGCACCGCTACTCGGTCTACAACTGGCTGGGCGCCAGCTTCCGGACCGTGCAGGTGACGGTCCGCCAGGCGATCCGGCTCGGCTCGTCGCTGCCCCGCCGCCTGGAGGCCGGCGAGGTGGTGGCGATCGGCACCGCGGACATCACGCACATCGGCGGCGCGGTCGACGTCGCCTCCCGGGGCACCGGGGCGCTGCTCGCGGTCACCACGGTCACGCTGATCCTGCTGCACACCTCGGTCCCGCTCGGGCTGGTGGTGCTGATCGGCGTGCCCGCGCTGATGCTCGTCGTGAGTGGACTGATCCGGCCGCTGCACCGGCGCCAGCAGGCGTACCGGGAACAGCAGGGCCGGTTGACCGGCCAGGCCGCGGACCTGGTCACCGGGCTGCGGGTGCTGCGCGGCGTGGGCGGCGAGGCGGTCATGGTGGCGCGCTATCGCGCGCAGTCCCAGGCGCTGCGCGCGGCCGGCGTACGGACCGCCACCGTCGAGTCCCTCCTGGAAGCCGCCCAGGTGCTGCTCCCCGGAACGTTCCTGGTCCTGGTGACGTGGCTGGGCGCCCGGTTCGCCGCGGACCGGCAGATCACCGTCGGCCAGCTGGTCTCGTTCTACGCCTACGCCGCGTTCCTGGTCGCGCCGCTGCGCCAGCTCACCGAGTCGA encodes:
- a CDS encoding ABC transporter ATP-binding protein, coding for MRRLPVADPGPPDARSASRFLSWLVRRSRMTIVTAIVLAVAWMGCQSLVPAMVGRAIDAAAEERAPALVGWGLALFVAGVAQALTGISRHRYSVYNWLGASFRTVQVTVRQAIRLGSSLPRRLEAGEVVAIGTADITHIGGAVDVASRGTGALLAVTTVTLILLHTSVPLGLVVLIGVPALMLVVSGLIRPLHRRQQAYREQQGRLTGQAADLVTGLRVLRGVGGEAVMVARYRAQSQALRAAGVRTATVESLLEAAQVLLPGTFLVLVTWLGARFAADRQITVGQLVSFYAYAAFLVAPLRQLTESIDKVTRGHVSARRVVKMLKLSRDVPARAAAERPPGELADPESGVRVGTGRLTAIVTEDPADAARIADRLGGYEPGGMLGETPLEELPLAYVRGRILVAENDARLFSGHLRADLDPERGGRLAQALEAAAAQDIVDGLPRGLDSVVAERGRSFSGGQQQRLRLVRALVADPEILILVEPTNAVDAHTEARIAERIRAVRAGRTTLVCTSSPLVLGHTDRVLYLEDGRVVAAGTHHELLDSEPRYARAVLRQERP